From Gimesia panareensis, the proteins below share one genomic window:
- a CDS encoding transposase has product MNEPFTYFITWTTYGTWLPGDQRGWRKTNSGDQPAQPLLEQWSRNQMQERPVRLNQIQREKVETVCHEHALIRGWLVHAISARSNHIHVAVTAASEPKLVRDQFKANSTRVLRQEPEPVMNTKIWSRGGDIELIDGDEDSLERVVIYITEAQDRKDRDQRQL; this is encoded by the coding sequence ATGAATGAACCATTCACATATTTCATCACCTGGACGACCTACGGAACGTGGTTACCGGGGGATCAACGTGGCTGGCGTAAAACGAACAGCGGTGATCAACCAGCGCAACCGTTGCTTGAGCAATGGAGTCGGAATCAGATGCAGGAACGACCAGTGCGGTTGAACCAAATTCAGCGTGAGAAAGTTGAAACGGTTTGTCACGAACACGCTTTGATTCGAGGGTGGCTGGTTCATGCCATCAGCGCCCGATCGAACCATATTCATGTCGCCGTCACTGCTGCCTCAGAGCCTAAGCTGGTTCGTGATCAATTTAAAGCGAATTCAACGCGTGTCCTGCGTCAGGAACCCGAGCCAGTGATGAATACCAAAATCTGGTCACGTGGAGGTGATATTGAGTTGATTGATGGAGATGAAGATAGTCTGGAACGTGTTGTGATTTATATTACCGAAGCGCAGGATCGAAAAGATCGAGATCAGCGTCAATTATGA
- a CDS encoding HpcH/HpaI aldolase family protein yields MLVKKLKEKLVRGETVYGSLFQHAVVPAMVESIPENSLDFVIVTPEHTTLDLAEFLPLRYALQSKGIVCLARTHSRDAADVARVCDTFDGVVVPYVETYEEAQQLAAAAVYRPLKGIVLEKALKEGKFVNQKTADYIEKKNENTLFIPMIESVPGIENLEKICSIPGVHAVFVGPGDLTTNMGIPGEYDNPELIAAIQKVIDVANGQHVAAGCWFGTTQQALRTIRQGARLVVYANDGLMLTHAMQSAFGELRKG; encoded by the coding sequence ATGCTGGTGAAGAAACTGAAAGAGAAACTGGTTCGGGGCGAGACCGTGTATGGGTCGCTGTTTCAGCATGCGGTGGTGCCGGCGATGGTGGAGTCGATCCCGGAGAACTCGCTCGATTTTGTGATCGTCACGCCCGAGCATACGACGCTCGACCTCGCGGAGTTTCTGCCGCTGCGGTATGCCCTGCAGTCGAAAGGCATCGTCTGCCTGGCCCGCACGCACAGTCGCGACGCTGCGGATGTGGCCCGTGTGTGCGATACGTTCGACGGCGTGGTGGTGCCTTATGTCGAAACATACGAAGAGGCACAGCAGCTGGCGGCGGCCGCCGTCTATCGGCCGTTGAAAGGGATCGTGCTGGAGAAGGCCCTTAAGGAGGGCAAGTTCGTCAATCAGAAGACGGCCGACTACATCGAGAAAAAGAACGAGAACACGCTGTTTATTCCGATGATCGAATCGGTGCCCGGGATCGAGAACCTGGAGAAGATCTGTTCGATTCCCGGCGTGCATGCGGTCTTCGTTGGTCCCGGGGATCTGACGACCAATATGGGGATCCCCGGCGAGTACGACAACCCGGAACTGATCGCCGCGATCCAGAAGGTGATTGACGTGGCCAACGGGCAGCATGTGGCGGCGGGTTGCTGGTTCGGGACCACACAGCAGGCGCTGCGGACGATTCGCCAGGGGGCGCGACTGGTCGTGTATGCCAACGACGGGCTGATGCTGACGCACGCGATGCAGAGTGCGTTTGGGGAACTGCGGAAGGGATGA
- a CDS encoding ADP-ribosylglycohydrolase family protein, translating to MEDRSRGTLIGLAVGDALGAAVEFQSPGSFPPVTGYRGGGPHPIEPGAWTDDTSMALALADSIAEVGWDLNDQAERYVQWWKTGRYSVNGRCFDIGMTIRRALGDFSVNGNALTSGDPHEYASGNGSIMRLAPVPMRYVELFESDLVEFSRLAEESSLPTHPSEQCRDSCRYLACVLAALIRGEPRETVLAADWQTLQQLNEIKPLHPLVQEIAEGSYRRKEPPEIEGSGWVIRSLEAALWAFHAAGSFEEAVLKAVNLGDDADTTGAVCGQLAGACWGESNIPSSLRAGLVRRDMLELVLTKLLD from the coding sequence TTGGAAGATCGTAGCCGAGGCACATTGATCGGGCTGGCGGTGGGTGATGCGCTGGGAGCGGCAGTGGAGTTTCAGTCGCCGGGCAGCTTTCCGCCGGTGACCGGTTATCGCGGGGGCGGGCCGCATCCGATTGAACCGGGGGCCTGGACCGACGATACCAGCATGGCGCTCGCGCTGGCTGACAGTATCGCGGAGGTCGGCTGGGATCTGAACGACCAGGCCGAGCGTTACGTGCAATGGTGGAAGACGGGCCGCTACTCGGTCAACGGCCGCTGTTTCGATATCGGGATGACGATCCGCCGGGCCCTGGGAGATTTTTCCGTCAACGGGAATGCGCTCACGTCGGGCGACCCGCATGAATACGCCAGCGGCAATGGTTCGATCATGCGCCTGGCCCCGGTGCCGATGCGTTATGTGGAGTTGTTCGAATCGGATCTGGTTGAGTTCTCCCGGCTGGCGGAAGAGTCGAGCCTGCCCACGCATCCCAGCGAGCAGTGCCGTGATTCTTGCCGCTACCTGGCCTGCGTACTGGCGGCGCTGATCCGGGGAGAGCCGCGGGAAACGGTGCTCGCTGCCGACTGGCAGACACTGCAGCAGTTAAATGAGATCAAGCCCCTGCATCCGCTGGTACAGGAGATCGCGGAAGGGAGCTATCGACGCAAAGAGCCGCCGGAGATCGAAGGTTCGGGCTGGGTGATTCGCAGCCTGGAAGCCGCACTCTGGGCGTTTCACGCTGCCGGCTCGTTTGAGGAAGCTGTCTTGAAGGCAGTGAACCTGGGAGATGATGCCGACACGACCGGTGCGGTCTGCGGTCAACTGGCGGGGGCCTGCTGGGGAGAGTCGAACATTCCCTCCTCTCTACGCGCGGGTCTGGTCCGCCGGGACATGCTGGAACTGGTGCTGACGAAGCTGCTGGATTAA
- a CDS encoding metallophosphoesterase family protein yields MKIIDFSNSLLKEIKYLNAGSGRSSFYEERLPIHHARVDVLPAGLDAVVVTADLQGRERFQESPGGPPRLLGEALPLRLVREVLPEVGVQDSSRVAALLAGDFYTVPALDKRGGTGDVSAVWRAFGDEFAWVAGVAGNHDMYGEHRDARPRFPSHLHYLDGASVELGELRIGGLGGIIGNPERHQRRSEEDYLFALELLLEERIDVLLTHDGPRGLNARQQGSARVRDLLSEHPVPLVVRGHAHWDQPFIQYENGTQVLNVDARAVILTL; encoded by the coding sequence ATGAAAATTATAGATTTTTCCAACTCACTTCTCAAAGAAATTAAGTATCTGAATGCAGGCAGCGGCCGGAGCAGCTTTTACGAAGAACGCCTGCCGATTCATCATGCGCGGGTGGATGTACTGCCTGCGGGACTGGATGCGGTGGTGGTGACGGCTGATCTGCAGGGACGAGAACGATTTCAGGAATCGCCGGGAGGACCGCCGCGCCTGCTGGGGGAAGCGCTCCCCCTGCGCCTGGTTCGGGAAGTGCTGCCTGAGGTGGGCGTTCAAGATTCTTCCCGCGTGGCTGCTTTGCTCGCGGGTGATTTTTATACGGTCCCTGCACTCGATAAACGAGGCGGCACCGGGGATGTGAGCGCCGTCTGGCGGGCATTTGGCGATGAGTTTGCCTGGGTGGCCGGTGTGGCCGGCAATCATGACATGTATGGCGAACACAGAGACGCCCGGCCCCGCTTTCCCTCACATCTGCATTACCTGGATGGGGCCAGTGTCGAACTGGGCGAGCTCCGCATCGGGGGGCTCGGGGGGATCATCGGCAATCCGGAACGACATCAGCGACGCAGCGAAGAAGATTACCTGTTTGCCCTCGAACTGCTGTTGGAAGAGCGGATTGACGTTTTATTGACGCACGACGGTCCGCGGGGTCTCAACGCACGGCAGCAGGGATCAGCGCGGGTGCGTGACCTGTTAAGCGAACATCCGGTGCCGCTGGTGGTGCGCGGTCATGCTCATTGGGATCAGCCTTTCATTCAATATGAGAATGGAACCCAGGTGCTTAACGTCGATGCGCGGGCGGTGATTCTGACGTTGTGA
- a CDS encoding DUF6896 domain-containing protein produces the protein MQPLSQELIQRLQAASDDTMPLKEFITVWLDRPWPLTPWASWTLFSLIRHRPRQEFVSRILQERLGVDQLELAKRGYGAHPEGDNRGPVPGLPEWEYYLHGCGCCLTHQQTGTEIDVDFYDETADWFDLFFYQGFLKSLRQPELWEARVLALHASIDTVQFAFDELQKQEFLEENPEHHACRLSFEITDLIPLLESLTKRHAEPETMLRLAAVIGDSPLVQQLLDTTDIPPEVTAHARRVTAAREQFLQDQYDLKKNQSLALQSLQENQSPDLDDFLKQALKSDNSSTLDTALDIITVTGDSCWCPLVSEVLQRVSFLGSADEFPRPEKWAQSLEFLLRQDYEFDRTIEFLSHVPKYALGEVAAIALEFQPHLALKLFREALRSSIPHNRETAAAILALINQPWCQRELLQILNESTDQEATAESRAALKIIWHLQSKTDVENWERENPLQFESDEQITVVEAMLLKTPWYVEFEMEQWRDRVLPLREIIPPGAE, from the coding sequence ATGCAACCGCTCTCACAGGAACTGATACAACGACTTCAGGCGGCCTCTGATGATACCATGCCTCTGAAGGAATTCATCACAGTCTGGCTCGACCGGCCCTGGCCCCTCACTCCCTGGGCCAGCTGGACACTGTTCTCGCTGATCCGTCACCGCCCGCGACAGGAATTCGTATCACGCATCTTGCAGGAGAGACTGGGAGTCGACCAGCTGGAACTGGCCAAACGAGGCTATGGCGCCCACCCGGAAGGCGATAATCGCGGCCCTGTGCCTGGTCTGCCCGAATGGGAATACTATTTACACGGCTGTGGCTGTTGCCTGACTCATCAACAAACAGGTACAGAGATCGATGTCGATTTTTATGACGAGACCGCTGACTGGTTCGATCTGTTTTTTTATCAGGGATTTTTAAAGTCACTGCGACAGCCTGAACTCTGGGAAGCACGCGTACTCGCACTGCATGCCTCCATTGACACAGTCCAGTTCGCGTTTGACGAACTGCAAAAGCAGGAATTTCTGGAGGAGAACCCCGAACATCATGCCTGTCGACTGTCATTTGAGATCACAGACCTCATCCCCCTGCTGGAAAGTTTGACAAAGCGACACGCGGAGCCAGAGACAATGCTGCGTCTGGCCGCCGTGATCGGCGACAGCCCACTCGTACAACAGCTGTTGGACACAACAGACATCCCCCCCGAAGTGACAGCCCATGCCCGGCGTGTCACTGCAGCACGGGAACAATTCCTGCAAGATCAGTACGACTTGAAGAAGAATCAGAGCCTGGCCTTGCAGTCGCTGCAGGAAAACCAGAGCCCGGACCTGGATGACTTTTTGAAACAGGCCCTGAAATCAGACAATTCCAGTACACTCGATACCGCCCTTGATATTATCACTGTGACGGGCGATTCCTGCTGGTGTCCCCTGGTGTCTGAAGTCCTGCAACGCGTCAGTTTCCTGGGGAGTGCTGATGAGTTTCCTCGTCCAGAAAAATGGGCACAATCTCTGGAATTTCTGTTACGACAAGATTATGAGTTTGATAGAACCATCGAGTTCTTGAGTCACGTTCCGAAATATGCTCTGGGAGAAGTGGCAGCAATCGCCCTGGAATTTCAGCCTCATTTGGCACTGAAGCTGTTCCGTGAGGCACTCCGTTCCAGTATCCCTCACAATCGTGAAACAGCCGCCGCGATCCTGGCATTGATCAACCAGCCCTGGTGCCAGCGCGAACTGCTTCAGATTCTCAACGAGTCCACTGATCAGGAAGCGACCGCAGAAAGCCGCGCCGCTCTGAAAATAATCTGGCATCTCCAGTCGAAAACAGATGTCGAAAACTGGGAACGCGAGAATCCGTTGCAATTCGAGAGCGATGAACAGATCACGGTTGTCGAAGCCATGCTGCTGAAGACTCCCTGGTATGTCGAATTCGAAATGGAGCAATGGCGCGACCGCGTGCTGCCGCTCCGCGAGATCATCCCTCCCGGGGCCGAATAG
- a CDS encoding carbon storage regulator, whose translation MLVLSRKSQESVWIDDLEIKVGWVRFNKVQLLVSEPGMETPVSHILYPNDKIQPAAGISLMMIRIQPEKVRLGIEYPPGTEIRRGEVP comes from the coding sequence ATGCTGGTCCTCTCTCGCAAATCCCAGGAGTCGGTCTGGATTGACGACCTGGAAATCAAAGTCGGCTGGGTTCGCTTCAACAAGGTCCAACTGCTTGTCAGTGAGCCCGGGATGGAGACCCCTGTCTCACATATTCTGTACCCGAACGACAAAATCCAGCCTGCCGCCGGAATCTCCCTGATGATGATTCGCATCCAGCCGGAAAAGGTGCGACTGGGCATCGAATACCCACCAGGCACGGAAATCAGACGCGGCGAAGTGCCTTAA
- a CDS encoding glycosyltransferase, which yields MLILATICAFCLLCFALLNLYWGHRVACLYRTHLTRTADSDYTPSATVLLSLRGNDPFLSDCLHGLLNQDYPEYQVKIIVDHIDDPAYSFVAQYLAEHDHPHCDVSIREGTHGNCGLKNASLVQAIGEVDKEVEVVAWLDADVVPHRSWLRELVSPLQDPQTGVSSGIRWYAPRQANPGTMVRHAWNTAALMQMVSLEIPWGGSIALSRDVFTHPQLVHSLSRMLWEDTGLKSIATRLDRKIAFVPAATMVNTESIPFHSCFRYMTRQLVNARFYHPHWWLIASLGLMTAVAQSTLLALGVLFLVQGNLSAAAASAGVLFVSNACVALPIFRISLLIHQTVRARGDHYRRQPLQTLGYLGMTVYFFAAALLAAMRTRMIDWRGVLYHVPEPFDVRIMHYEPYQPPRESVGQFEIENISL from the coding sequence ATGTTGATACTGGCGACAATCTGCGCTTTCTGCCTGCTCTGCTTTGCCCTGCTCAATCTCTACTGGGGTCATCGGGTCGCCTGTCTCTATCGGACACACCTGACACGGACAGCGGACTCTGATTACACGCCCTCCGCAACGGTTCTGCTTTCGCTTCGCGGCAATGATCCATTTCTCTCAGACTGCCTCCACGGATTATTGAACCAGGACTATCCCGAGTATCAGGTCAAAATCATCGTCGATCACATTGATGATCCGGCTTACTCATTCGTCGCTCAGTATCTCGCTGAACACGATCATCCTCATTGCGACGTCAGTATCCGCGAAGGCACGCATGGCAATTGCGGCTTGAAAAATGCATCGCTGGTGCAGGCCATTGGTGAAGTCGACAAAGAAGTGGAAGTCGTCGCCTGGCTCGATGCAGACGTCGTTCCCCATCGCAGCTGGTTGAGAGAACTCGTCTCGCCTCTGCAGGATCCGCAGACCGGAGTCTCTTCCGGCATCCGCTGGTATGCGCCTCGCCAGGCGAACCCCGGTACGATGGTCCGGCATGCCTGGAACACCGCCGCTCTGATGCAGATGGTCTCCCTGGAAATTCCCTGGGGCGGTTCGATCGCGCTCAGCCGGGATGTATTCACGCATCCGCAACTGGTCCATTCACTCTCCCGCATGCTCTGGGAAGACACGGGCCTCAAATCCATCGCGACCCGGCTCGATCGCAAAATTGCGTTCGTCCCGGCAGCCACCATGGTCAATACAGAATCGATCCCCTTTCATTCCTGCTTCCGCTACATGACGCGACAGCTGGTCAATGCACGCTTCTATCATCCGCACTGGTGGCTCATCGCCAGCCTGGGGCTGATGACGGCAGTCGCACAAAGCACACTGCTCGCGCTCGGTGTCCTGTTCCTGGTCCAGGGAAACCTGTCCGCAGCAGCTGCCTCGGCAGGAGTGCTGTTCGTTTCCAATGCCTGTGTCGCACTGCCCATCTTCCGGATCAGCCTGCTGATCCATCAGACAGTTCGTGCCCGCGGCGATCATTATCGACGTCAGCCTCTCCAGACCCTGGGCTACCTGGGAATGACCGTCTATTTCTTTGCTGCCGCCCTGCTGGCGGCCATGCGCACCAGGATGATCGACTGGCGCGGCGTGCTCTATCATGTGCCGGAACCGTTCGATGTGCGGATCATGCATTACGAACCCTATCAGCCTCCCCGTGAATCTGTGGGCCAGTTCGAAATCGAAAACATTTCACTCTGA
- a CDS encoding glycoside hydrolase family protein — translation MFSESAWSRKSIGDVDVIYHDGLYHLFHLVLPNHDFIAHAISDNALNWRRVDNALFIGDPGGWDDLMLWTMHVTPDPHQPGHWRMFYTGVSRRDQGKKQRIGMAFSKDLFHWQKADVNWEDQRGHDDPEIVQQTRKKLACSVSNNIKAKQNPESSFPLEPDDAHYESSVDEERNWISFRDPFYFREEDQGWLLMAARTNEGPLVRRGCVGLMEEIAPNQFRALPPLHAPMMYDDIEVPNLFHIDGDYYLIGSLREDAKIRYWHTSHLDQPWRNYYDNVLLAQGNYAGRICQDDQGLLLWNFYVRDPHDRLTNNILPPPKRLIRRHNGQLKLQTYEGIINRIVDTLDARCLHTLKGTRDESYFCMLDDTLELISQAGFQGFVFDEEVNCFRMRCRVSMKGAGKCGLLCRIDDETHDGYYLSLDLMKGIAQFRAWKTGPLKSGEHMMQFESLQDGFWRAVEPRDVEVQMVSFGSYHELSIDGNVILSLADANFSSGMLGFYVETASLHVSDLEVHHIKSPTQTDDHLTTGWRKHGEEPDQMAL, via the coding sequence ATGTTTTCTGAATCTGCCTGGAGCCGCAAAAGTATCGGCGATGTTGACGTCATCTATCACGATGGACTCTACCATCTGTTTCACCTGGTCCTGCCCAACCATGATTTCATCGCACACGCGATCAGCGATAACGCACTGAACTGGCGCCGTGTCGATAATGCATTGTTTATCGGCGATCCGGGCGGCTGGGACGATCTGATGCTCTGGACCATGCATGTCACCCCGGATCCGCATCAGCCGGGCCACTGGCGAATGTTTTATACCGGCGTCTCCCGCCGCGATCAGGGGAAGAAGCAGCGGATCGGAATGGCGTTCAGCAAAGATCTGTTCCACTGGCAGAAAGCGGATGTCAACTGGGAGGACCAGCGCGGCCACGACGATCCCGAGATTGTGCAACAGACACGAAAAAAACTCGCCTGCTCGGTCTCCAACAACATCAAGGCGAAACAGAATCCGGAAAGCAGCTTCCCGCTGGAGCCGGACGATGCGCATTACGAATCTTCTGTGGACGAAGAACGCAACTGGATCAGCTTCCGCGATCCCTTCTATTTTCGCGAGGAAGATCAGGGCTGGCTGTTGATGGCAGCCCGCACCAACGAAGGACCGCTGGTGCGACGGGGTTGTGTCGGCCTGATGGAAGAAATTGCTCCGAATCAGTTCCGGGCACTACCCCCGTTACACGCTCCCATGATGTATGATGACATTGAAGTCCCCAACCTGTTTCACATTGACGGAGATTATTACCTGATCGGCAGCCTGCGCGAAGACGCCAAGATCCGTTACTGGCACACATCCCATCTGGATCAGCCCTGGCGAAATTACTATGACAATGTCCTGCTGGCCCAGGGCAACTACGCCGGCCGCATCTGCCAGGACGACCAGGGGCTTCTGCTCTGGAATTTCTACGTCCGAGATCCTCATGATCGATTGACGAATAATATCCTGCCCCCTCCCAAGCGGCTCATTCGTCGTCATAACGGTCAGTTAAAACTGCAGACCTATGAAGGTATCATCAACCGGATTGTCGACACCCTCGATGCCCGCTGCCTGCATACACTCAAAGGCACACGCGATGAATCCTACTTCTGCATGCTCGACGATACGCTCGAACTGATCAGCCAGGCCGGCTTCCAGGGATTTGTCTTCGACGAAGAAGTCAACTGCTTTCGCATGCGGTGCCGGGTCTCGATGAAAGGGGCCGGCAAATGTGGTCTGCTCTGCCGGATCGACGATGAAACACATGACGGATATTACCTCTCGCTGGACCTGATGAAAGGCATCGCCCAGTTCCGCGCCTGGAAAACGGGTCCACTCAAATCGGGCGAGCACATGATGCAGTTCGAGTCTCTGCAGGATGGCTTCTGGCGGGCCGTCGAGCCTCGCGATGTCGAAGTGCAGATGGTCTCCTTCGGCAGTTATCATGAATTGAGCATCGACGGCAACGTGATCCTCTCCCTGGCCGATGCGAACTTCAGCAGCGGGATGCTGGGCTTTTACGTCGAAACCGCTTCACTGCACGTCTCCGACCTGGAAGTGCACCACATCAAATCGCCCACCCAGACCGACGATCACCTGACCACCGGCTGGAGAAAACACGGCGAAGAACCGGACCAGATGGCTCTTTAA
- a CDS encoding Nramp family divalent metal transporter, which translates to MSEQPSSNLIKRILSSLGPAIITASVVLGPGSILSASKIGHTYAYQMNWVLVIAVIMMIAMTALSARLGIQLDGTICDELAKRAGRPVAAATGIILFLIVACFQYSNNLGVLAAVEPFIGSQSNADIMIIIGMNVFIMLALYGFKHLYSMIETLMKILVAVMIIAFAINLIMAKPDWGAAIAGFIPSLPEFDTSKVKFSEVMTPIVAIYATTFSVGGAFYQSYLVRQKGWTRYNLKQGLIDSTVGICVLGLITMMVLITAAKVLYQNPEVGELNSVADVAKSLEPGFGTFGVIIFSLGIFAGAFSSFLVNAVIGGSVLSDGLGKGGYIDEKWPKLCTVAALMSGMVVAIYTNTVLEGEKPVNLIIFAQSLTVLGIPMLAIAMLWLATRPDMKGENAIPFWMKFLGFIGLITSILLAGRTVFNLYQQLTGG; encoded by the coding sequence ATGAGCGAACAGCCTTCTTCGAATCTGATCAAGCGCATTCTCAGCAGTCTCGGGCCAGCCATTATTACGGCATCGGTGGTGCTGGGGCCGGGCAGTATTCTGTCGGCTTCCAAAATCGGACACACTTATGCCTACCAGATGAACTGGGTCCTCGTCATTGCTGTGATCATGATGATTGCGATGACGGCGCTGTCGGCCCGGCTGGGGATTCAGCTCGACGGGACGATCTGTGACGAACTGGCGAAGCGGGCGGGACGTCCGGTGGCAGCCGCAACGGGGATCATCCTGTTCCTGATCGTCGCCTGTTTTCAATACAGTAACAACCTGGGGGTACTGGCTGCGGTTGAGCCGTTTATCGGGTCGCAAAGTAACGCAGACATCATGATCATTATTGGCATGAACGTGTTTATCATGCTGGCGCTGTATGGATTTAAACACCTCTACTCAATGATCGAGACCCTGATGAAAATTCTGGTGGCGGTCATGATCATCGCTTTCGCCATCAATCTGATCATGGCGAAACCGGACTGGGGGGCCGCGATTGCCGGCTTTATTCCTTCGTTGCCGGAATTCGACACCAGCAAGGTCAAATTCAGTGAGGTGATGACACCGATTGTCGCCATCTACGCGACCACATTCTCTGTGGGGGGGGCCTTTTATCAGTCCTACCTGGTGCGGCAGAAAGGCTGGACCCGCTATAACCTCAAACAGGGGCTGATCGATTCAACCGTGGGCATCTGTGTGCTGGGGCTGATTACGATGATGGTTCTGATCACCGCCGCCAAGGTGCTGTACCAGAATCCCGAGGTGGGAGAGCTGAACTCGGTCGCGGATGTCGCCAAGAGCCTGGAGCCCGGTTTCGGCACGTTTGGGGTGATCATTTTCTCGCTGGGAATTTTTGCCGGTGCCTTCAGTTCGTTCCTGGTGAATGCGGTGATTGGTGGTTCGGTCCTTTCGGATGGCTTAGGCAAGGGAGGCTACATTGATGAGAAGTGGCCCAAGCTGTGTACGGTCGCTGCCCTGATGTCCGGGATGGTGGTTGCCATCTACACGAACACGGTGTTAGAAGGGGAGAAGCCGGTTAATCTGATTATCTTCGCCCAGTCGCTGACCGTGCTGGGGATTCCGATGCTGGCGATTGCCATGCTCTGGCTGGCCACCCGTCCCGACATGAAAGGGGAGAATGCCATTCCTTTCTGGATGAAGTTCCTGGGCTTTATCGGACTGATTACCTCGATCCTGCTGGCCGGTCGAACGGTATTTAATCTGTATCAGCAGTTGACGGGCGGTTAA
- a CDS encoding nitroreductase family protein encodes MDTLKAIEERRSVKAYDPEHRMTDEEIQKLLSYTMLSPTAFNIQHWRFLVVKDPELRQKLREASWNQAQVTDASLLVVICADLKAWEKEPDRYWKNAPEPVQQALVPMILNYYKDNIEAERDEAMRSCGMAAQTMMLAAKEMGYDTCPMDGFDFDKVAELINLPEDHLISMFVVVGKALRPANERAGQLTLDEVVIYDRFT; translated from the coding sequence ATGGACACCTTAAAGGCAATTGAAGAAAGACGTTCTGTCAAAGCATACGATCCCGAACATCGGATGACCGATGAGGAAATCCAGAAACTGCTCTCCTATACCATGCTCTCGCCGACGGCCTTTAACATTCAGCACTGGCGGTTCCTTGTGGTGAAGGATCCGGAGCTGCGTCAGAAGCTGCGAGAGGCCTCCTGGAACCAGGCGCAGGTGACCGATGCTTCGCTGCTGGTCGTGATCTGTGCGGATCTGAAAGCGTGGGAGAAGGAGCCGGACCGTTACTGGAAAAATGCCCCGGAACCGGTGCAACAGGCCCTGGTGCCCATGATTCTGAATTATTACAAAGACAATATCGAGGCCGAGCGGGACGAAGCAATGCGTTCCTGCGGTATGGCCGCCCAGACCATGATGCTGGCCGCCAAGGAGATGGGTTACGATACCTGTCCGATGGACGGCTTCGACTTCGATAAAGTGGCTGAGTTGATCAACCTTCCTGAAGATCATCTGATCTCGATGTTCGTGGTAGTCGGCAAGGCCCTGCGACCCGCCAATGAAAGAGCTGGACAGCTAACATTAGATGAGGTCGTAATTTACGATAGATTTACATAA